One genomic region from Mesorhizobium terrae encodes:
- a CDS encoding TolC family protein, translating into MSLRSRTACSIDRPADGRVGRLRVLRYALIGAAFLLSGCTASALHDLAPPSADKPSSKAPGNIAAAPKAVDGKPDFGLTPNPAIPITLNTPTIDPKHAYSLPELIDMAQMANPVTRAAWQRARQAAIAVGATEATYLPIITADVVAGFEQTSATAPGLNLIPIPIPAGTLTTTGTQVVPSLTVKWLLFDFGQREAMRDAANHLSYGANVTFNGTHQKLIFDVSNAFFILTAARVQLKIAQGTLANSRLVLEAAEARMGRGLATTMEAATAKQQVAQARFNLTQSQGHERSSYMGLLEAIGITPTTEINIQDISSRVLPKAVPADLDRLIATSLQRRPDVQAAFAKLQADRSGIAAARAEFMPKIAIAGNINRNIGTLSTEDSRFDLRTRLNVNQPNANLVVGITMPIFDGGLRDARLQGAVAQAAASEQEMAQLQNTAAREIVTAYDMLRTSLAGHGAASELTSSAQTAYNAALDYYKQGLGTITDVSIAQTALLQAKFAKATAYSDSLVAAATLAFATGTLTNRNGPGRF; encoded by the coding sequence ATGAGCCTGCGATCGCGCACGGCATGTTCGATTGACCGGCCCGCTGATGGCCGGGTTGGTCGGCTGCGCGTGCTTCGCTACGCCCTTATTGGCGCCGCCTTCCTCCTATCCGGCTGCACCGCATCCGCGCTGCACGACCTTGCACCGCCGAGCGCCGACAAACCGTCCTCGAAGGCTCCTGGCAATATCGCCGCCGCTCCGAAGGCGGTCGACGGCAAGCCCGATTTCGGGCTGACACCAAATCCGGCGATCCCGATCACGCTCAACACGCCGACCATCGACCCCAAGCATGCCTATTCGCTGCCCGAACTGATCGACATGGCCCAGATGGCCAATCCGGTCACGCGGGCGGCCTGGCAGCGGGCACGGCAGGCGGCGATCGCGGTTGGTGCGACGGAGGCGACCTACCTGCCGATTATCACGGCTGATGTCGTAGCTGGGTTCGAACAGACTTCGGCGACCGCGCCCGGCCTCAATCTCATTCCCATTCCGATACCGGCCGGCACCTTGACCACCACCGGCACGCAGGTGGTCCCTTCCCTCACGGTCAAGTGGTTGCTGTTCGACTTCGGCCAGCGGGAAGCGATGCGGGATGCCGCCAATCATCTTTCCTATGGCGCCAACGTCACTTTCAACGGCACGCATCAGAAGCTGATCTTCGATGTATCGAATGCCTTCTTCATCCTGACCGCGGCCCGCGTGCAACTGAAGATCGCCCAGGGCACGCTGGCCAACTCCAGACTGGTTCTTGAAGCCGCCGAGGCCCGTATGGGGCGTGGGCTCGCCACCACCATGGAGGCGGCCACCGCCAAACAACAGGTGGCGCAAGCGCGCTTCAACCTCACCCAGTCGCAGGGGCACGAGCGCAGTTCCTACATGGGATTGCTGGAAGCGATCGGCATTACGCCCACGACCGAGATTAATATCCAGGACATTTCCAGCCGCGTGCTGCCGAAGGCCGTCCCGGCCGATCTCGACCGGCTGATCGCCACCTCGCTGCAACGCCGACCGGATGTGCAGGCTGCCTTTGCGAAGCTGCAAGCTGATCGCAGTGGCATTGCCGCTGCCCGCGCCGAGTTCATGCCCAAGATCGCGATCGCCGGCAACATCAACCGCAACATTGGAACGCTCTCGACCGAGGATTCGCGGTTCGACCTGCGCACCAGGCTGAACGTGAACCAGCCCAACGCCAATCTCGTTGTCGGGATCACCATGCCGATCTTCGACGGCGGCCTGCGCGACGCGCGCCTGCAAGGCGCGGTTGCCCAGGCGGCCGCTTCCGAACAGGAAATGGCGCAGTTGCAGAACACGGCGGCGCGCGAGATCGTCACTGCATACGATATGCTGCGAACGTCTCTCGCCGGCCACGGCGCGGCGAGTGAGCTGACCAGTTCGGCACAGACCGCCTATAACGCCGCGCTCGACTACTACAAGCAGGGCCTCGGCACGATCACCGACGTCTCCATCGCGCAGACCGCCCTCCTCCAGGCGAAATTCGCCAAGGCCACCGCCTATTCGGACTCGCTGGTCGCTGCCGCAACGCTCGCCTTTGCCACCGGCACGCTCACCAATCGCAATGGCCCCGGCCGCTTCTGA